Proteins co-encoded in one Microcebus murinus isolate Inina chromosome 5, M.murinus_Inina_mat1.0, whole genome shotgun sequence genomic window:
- the FUCA2 gene encoding plasma alpha-L-fucosidase isoform X1 — protein MRAPALPGLALALALLLLQPPRPARSAAARFDPTWESLDARQLPAWFDQAKFGIFVHWGVFSVPSFGSEWFWWYWQKEKRQKYVNFMKDNYPSGFKYEDFGPLFTATFFNANQWADIFQASGAKYIVLTSKHHEGFTLWGSEYSWNWNAVDEGPKRDIVKELEVAIRNRTDLHFGLYYSLFEWFHPLFLEDESSSFHKRQFPVSKMLPELYELVNKYRPEVLWSDGDGGAPDHYWNSTGFLAWLYNDSPVRDTVVTNDRWGKGSICTHGGYYTCADRYNPGHLLPHKWENCMTIDKFSWGYRRDAGIGDYLTIEELVKQLVETVSCGGNFLMNIGPTLDGIISTIFEERLRQMGTWLKVNGEAIYETQPWRSQNDTITPDVWYTSKPKEKLVYAIFLKWPTSGKLFLGQPKATGGATEYECPALMSEKDDTEDYRPQRGKHACEGQANDTTVKGRNTPCILRARHVPKSKLSETNYTKMPSLHSDFRVSSHCTLLQQFAIEVYCKQFFFTYKTIFKFAYDSEIKSVDSKLSH, from the exons ATGCGGGCCCCCGCGCTCCCCGGGCTGGCGCTGGCGCTCGCGCTGCTCCTGCTgcagccgccgcgcccggcccgcagCGCCGCCGCGCGCTTCGACCCCACCTGGGAGTCGCTGGACGCCCGCCAGCTGCCCGCGTGGTTCGACCAGGCCAAGTTCGGCATCTTCGTCCACTGGGGCGTGTTTTCCGTGCCCAGCTTCGGCAGCGAGTGGTTCTG gtggtattggcaaaaggaaaagagacagaaGTATGTGAACTTTATGAAAGATAATTATCCTTCTGGTTTCAAATATGAAGATTTTGGACCGCTATTTACGGCAACATTTTTTAATGCCAATCAGTGGGCAGATATCTTTCAGGCCTCTGGTGCCAAATACATCGTCTTAACTTCCAAACATCATGAAG GCTTTACCTTGTGGGGTTCAGAGTATTCCTGGAACTGGAATGCAGTCGATGAGGGGCCGAAGAGGGACATTGTCAAGGAACTTGAGGTGGCCATTAGGAACAGAACTGACCTGCATTTTGGACTGTACTATTCCCTTTTTGAATGGTTTCATCCACTCTTCCTCGAGGACGAATCCAGTTCATTCCATAAGCGACAATTTCCAGTTTCTAAGATGTTGCCTGAGCTCTATGAGTTAGTGAACAAGTATCGGCCCGAGGTCCTGTGGTCGGATGGTGACGGAGGGGCGCCGGATCACTACTGGAACAGCACGGGCTTCTTAGCCTGGCTGTACAATGACAG CCCAGTTCGGGACACAGTAGTCACCAATGACCGTTGGGGAAAGGGTAGCATCTGTACGCATGGTGGCTACTATACCTGCGCCGATCGATATAACCCAGGACATCTTTTGCCACATAAATGGGAAAACTGCATGACAATAGACAAGTTTTCCTGGGGCTATAGGAGGGATGCTGGAATTGGTGACTATCTTACAATTGAAGAATTGGTAAAG caACTTGTAGAAACAGTTTCATGTGGAGGAAACTTTTTGATGAATATTGGGCCCACGCTAGATGGCATCATTTCTACAATTTTTGAGGAGCGATTAAGGCAAATGGGGACCTGGCTAAAAGTCAACGGAGAAGCTATTTATGAAACCCAACCTTGGCGATCCCAGAATGACACCATCACCCCAGATGTGTG gTACACATCCAAACCTAAAGAAAAACTGGTCTATGCCATTTTTCTTAAATGGCCCACATCAGGAAAGCTGTTTCTTGGCCAGCCCAAAGCTACTGGGGGGGCAACAGAG TATGAATGCCCAGCACTTATGAGTGAGAAAGATGACACAGAAGACTACAGACCACAGCGAGGGAAACACGCATGTGAAGGACAGGCTAATGACACCACagtgaaaggaagaaatacaCCCTGTATACTCAGGGCTCGTCATGTTCCCAAGAGTAAGTTGTCTGAGACAAATTACACTAAGATGCCATCTTTACACTCAGACTTTAGGGTCTCTTCTCACTGCACATTATTGCAGCAGTTTGCGATTGAGGTGTACtgcaagcaatttttttttacttataagaCAATTTTCAAGTTTGCATATGACTCAGAAATAAAATCTGTGGATTCAAAGTTATCCCACTAA
- the FUCA2 gene encoding plasma alpha-L-fucosidase isoform X2, whose amino-acid sequence MRAPALPGLALALALLLLQPPRPARSAAARFDPTWESLDARQLPAWFDQAKFGIFVHWGVFSVPSFGSEWFWWYWQKEKRQKYVNFMKDNYPSGFKYEDFGPLFTATFFNANQWADIFQASGAKYIVLTSKHHEGFTLWGSEYSWNWNAVDEGPKRDIVKELEVAIRNRTDLHFGLYYSLFEWFHPLFLEDESSSFHKRQFPVSKMLPELYELVNKYRPEVLWSDGDGGAPDHYWNSTGFLAWLYNDSPVRDTVVTNDRWGKGSICTHGGYYTCADRYNPGHLLPHKWENCMTIDKFSWGYRRDAGIGDYLTIEELQLVETVSCGGNFLMNIGPTLDGIISTIFEERLRQMGTWLKVNGEAIYETQPWRSQNDTITPDVWYTSKPKEKLVYAIFLKWPTSGKLFLGQPKATGGATEYECPALMSEKDDTEDYRPQRGKHACEGQANDTTVKGRNTPCILRARHVPKSKLSETNYTKMPSLHSDFRVSSHCTLLQQFAIEVYCKQFFFTYKTIFKFAYDSEIKSVDSKLSH is encoded by the exons ATGCGGGCCCCCGCGCTCCCCGGGCTGGCGCTGGCGCTCGCGCTGCTCCTGCTgcagccgccgcgcccggcccgcagCGCCGCCGCGCGCTTCGACCCCACCTGGGAGTCGCTGGACGCCCGCCAGCTGCCCGCGTGGTTCGACCAGGCCAAGTTCGGCATCTTCGTCCACTGGGGCGTGTTTTCCGTGCCCAGCTTCGGCAGCGAGTGGTTCTG gtggtattggcaaaaggaaaagagacagaaGTATGTGAACTTTATGAAAGATAATTATCCTTCTGGTTTCAAATATGAAGATTTTGGACCGCTATTTACGGCAACATTTTTTAATGCCAATCAGTGGGCAGATATCTTTCAGGCCTCTGGTGCCAAATACATCGTCTTAACTTCCAAACATCATGAAG GCTTTACCTTGTGGGGTTCAGAGTATTCCTGGAACTGGAATGCAGTCGATGAGGGGCCGAAGAGGGACATTGTCAAGGAACTTGAGGTGGCCATTAGGAACAGAACTGACCTGCATTTTGGACTGTACTATTCCCTTTTTGAATGGTTTCATCCACTCTTCCTCGAGGACGAATCCAGTTCATTCCATAAGCGACAATTTCCAGTTTCTAAGATGTTGCCTGAGCTCTATGAGTTAGTGAACAAGTATCGGCCCGAGGTCCTGTGGTCGGATGGTGACGGAGGGGCGCCGGATCACTACTGGAACAGCACGGGCTTCTTAGCCTGGCTGTACAATGACAG CCCAGTTCGGGACACAGTAGTCACCAATGACCGTTGGGGAAAGGGTAGCATCTGTACGCATGGTGGCTACTATACCTGCGCCGATCGATATAACCCAGGACATCTTTTGCCACATAAATGGGAAAACTGCATGACAATAGACAAGTTTTCCTGGGGCTATAGGAGGGATGCTGGAATTGGTGACTATCTTACAATTGAAGAATTG caACTTGTAGAAACAGTTTCATGTGGAGGAAACTTTTTGATGAATATTGGGCCCACGCTAGATGGCATCATTTCTACAATTTTTGAGGAGCGATTAAGGCAAATGGGGACCTGGCTAAAAGTCAACGGAGAAGCTATTTATGAAACCCAACCTTGGCGATCCCAGAATGACACCATCACCCCAGATGTGTG gTACACATCCAAACCTAAAGAAAAACTGGTCTATGCCATTTTTCTTAAATGGCCCACATCAGGAAAGCTGTTTCTTGGCCAGCCCAAAGCTACTGGGGGGGCAACAGAG TATGAATGCCCAGCACTTATGAGTGAGAAAGATGACACAGAAGACTACAGACCACAGCGAGGGAAACACGCATGTGAAGGACAGGCTAATGACACCACagtgaaaggaagaaatacaCCCTGTATACTCAGGGCTCGTCATGTTCCCAAGAGTAAGTTGTCTGAGACAAATTACACTAAGATGCCATCTTTACACTCAGACTTTAGGGTCTCTTCTCACTGCACATTATTGCAGCAGTTTGCGATTGAGGTGTACtgcaagcaatttttttttacttataagaCAATTTTCAAGTTTGCATATGACTCAGAAATAAAATCTGTGGATTCAAAGTTATCCCACTAA
- the FUCA2 gene encoding plasma alpha-L-fucosidase isoform X4, with protein sequence MRAPALPGLALALALLLLQPPRPARSAAARFDPTWESLDARQLPAWFDQAKFGIFVHWGVFSVPSFGSEWFWWYWQKEKRQKYVNFMKDNYPSGFKYEDFGPLFTATFFNANQWADIFQASGAKYIVLTSKHHEGFTLWGSEYSWNWNAVDEGPKRDIVKELEVAIRNRTDLHFGLYYSLFEWFHPLFLEDESSSFHKRQFPVSKMLPELYELVNKYRPEVLWSDGDGGAPDHYWNSTGFLAWLYNDSPVRDTVVTNDRWGKGSICTHGGYYTCADRYNPGHLLPHKWENCMTIDKFSWGYRRDAGIGDYLTIEELVKQLVETVSCGGNFLMNIGPTLDGIISTIFEERLRQMGTWLKVNGEAIYETQPWRSQNDTITPDVWYTSKPKEKLVYAIFLKWPTSGKLFLGQPKATGGATEDWCSYKPKKRH encoded by the exons ATGCGGGCCCCCGCGCTCCCCGGGCTGGCGCTGGCGCTCGCGCTGCTCCTGCTgcagccgccgcgcccggcccgcagCGCCGCCGCGCGCTTCGACCCCACCTGGGAGTCGCTGGACGCCCGCCAGCTGCCCGCGTGGTTCGACCAGGCCAAGTTCGGCATCTTCGTCCACTGGGGCGTGTTTTCCGTGCCCAGCTTCGGCAGCGAGTGGTTCTG gtggtattggcaaaaggaaaagagacagaaGTATGTGAACTTTATGAAAGATAATTATCCTTCTGGTTTCAAATATGAAGATTTTGGACCGCTATTTACGGCAACATTTTTTAATGCCAATCAGTGGGCAGATATCTTTCAGGCCTCTGGTGCCAAATACATCGTCTTAACTTCCAAACATCATGAAG GCTTTACCTTGTGGGGTTCAGAGTATTCCTGGAACTGGAATGCAGTCGATGAGGGGCCGAAGAGGGACATTGTCAAGGAACTTGAGGTGGCCATTAGGAACAGAACTGACCTGCATTTTGGACTGTACTATTCCCTTTTTGAATGGTTTCATCCACTCTTCCTCGAGGACGAATCCAGTTCATTCCATAAGCGACAATTTCCAGTTTCTAAGATGTTGCCTGAGCTCTATGAGTTAGTGAACAAGTATCGGCCCGAGGTCCTGTGGTCGGATGGTGACGGAGGGGCGCCGGATCACTACTGGAACAGCACGGGCTTCTTAGCCTGGCTGTACAATGACAG CCCAGTTCGGGACACAGTAGTCACCAATGACCGTTGGGGAAAGGGTAGCATCTGTACGCATGGTGGCTACTATACCTGCGCCGATCGATATAACCCAGGACATCTTTTGCCACATAAATGGGAAAACTGCATGACAATAGACAAGTTTTCCTGGGGCTATAGGAGGGATGCTGGAATTGGTGACTATCTTACAATTGAAGAATTGGTAAAG caACTTGTAGAAACAGTTTCATGTGGAGGAAACTTTTTGATGAATATTGGGCCCACGCTAGATGGCATCATTTCTACAATTTTTGAGGAGCGATTAAGGCAAATGGGGACCTGGCTAAAAGTCAACGGAGAAGCTATTTATGAAACCCAACCTTGGCGATCCCAGAATGACACCATCACCCCAGATGTGTG gTACACATCCAAACCTAAAGAAAAACTGGTCTATGCCATTTTTCTTAAATGGCCCACATCAGGAAAGCTGTTTCTTGGCCAGCCCAAAGCTACTGGGGGGGCAACAGAG gactggtgttcttataagccAAAGAAGAGACACTAG
- the FUCA2 gene encoding plasma alpha-L-fucosidase isoform X3, whose product MRAPALPGLALALALLLLQPPRPARSAAARFDPTWESLDARQLPAWFDQAKFGIFVHWGVFSVPSFGSEWFWWYWQKEKRQKYVNFMKDNYPSGFKYEDFGPLFTATFFNANQWADIFQASGAKYIVLTSKHHEGFTLWGSEYSWNWNAVDEGPKRDIVKELEVAIRNRTDLHFGLYYSLFEWFHPLFLEDESSSFHKRQFPVSKMLPELYELVNKYRPEVLWSDGDGGAPDHYWNSTGFLAWLYNDSPVRDTVVTNDRWGKGSICTHGGYYTCADRYNPGHLLPHKWENCMTIDKFSWGYRRDAGIGDYLTIEELVKQLVETVSCGGNFLMNIGPTLDGIISTIFEERLRQMGTWLKVNGEAIYETQPWRSQNDTITPDVWYTSKPKEKLVYAIFLKWPTSGKLFLGQPKATGGATEVELLGHGQPLKWVSLEHSGIVVELPQLTVDQLPCKWGWALALTSVN is encoded by the exons ATGCGGGCCCCCGCGCTCCCCGGGCTGGCGCTGGCGCTCGCGCTGCTCCTGCTgcagccgccgcgcccggcccgcagCGCCGCCGCGCGCTTCGACCCCACCTGGGAGTCGCTGGACGCCCGCCAGCTGCCCGCGTGGTTCGACCAGGCCAAGTTCGGCATCTTCGTCCACTGGGGCGTGTTTTCCGTGCCCAGCTTCGGCAGCGAGTGGTTCTG gtggtattggcaaaaggaaaagagacagaaGTATGTGAACTTTATGAAAGATAATTATCCTTCTGGTTTCAAATATGAAGATTTTGGACCGCTATTTACGGCAACATTTTTTAATGCCAATCAGTGGGCAGATATCTTTCAGGCCTCTGGTGCCAAATACATCGTCTTAACTTCCAAACATCATGAAG GCTTTACCTTGTGGGGTTCAGAGTATTCCTGGAACTGGAATGCAGTCGATGAGGGGCCGAAGAGGGACATTGTCAAGGAACTTGAGGTGGCCATTAGGAACAGAACTGACCTGCATTTTGGACTGTACTATTCCCTTTTTGAATGGTTTCATCCACTCTTCCTCGAGGACGAATCCAGTTCATTCCATAAGCGACAATTTCCAGTTTCTAAGATGTTGCCTGAGCTCTATGAGTTAGTGAACAAGTATCGGCCCGAGGTCCTGTGGTCGGATGGTGACGGAGGGGCGCCGGATCACTACTGGAACAGCACGGGCTTCTTAGCCTGGCTGTACAATGACAG CCCAGTTCGGGACACAGTAGTCACCAATGACCGTTGGGGAAAGGGTAGCATCTGTACGCATGGTGGCTACTATACCTGCGCCGATCGATATAACCCAGGACATCTTTTGCCACATAAATGGGAAAACTGCATGACAATAGACAAGTTTTCCTGGGGCTATAGGAGGGATGCTGGAATTGGTGACTATCTTACAATTGAAGAATTGGTAAAG caACTTGTAGAAACAGTTTCATGTGGAGGAAACTTTTTGATGAATATTGGGCCCACGCTAGATGGCATCATTTCTACAATTTTTGAGGAGCGATTAAGGCAAATGGGGACCTGGCTAAAAGTCAACGGAGAAGCTATTTATGAAACCCAACCTTGGCGATCCCAGAATGACACCATCACCCCAGATGTGTG gTACACATCCAAACCTAAAGAAAAACTGGTCTATGCCATTTTTCTTAAATGGCCCACATCAGGAAAGCTGTTTCTTGGCCAGCCCAAAGCTACTGGGGGGGCAACAGAG gtaGAACTACTGGGCCATGGACAACCACTTAAATGGGTTTCTTTGGAGCACAGTGGCATTGTGGTAGAACTGCCACAGCTAACCGTTGATCAGCTGCCCTGTAAGTGGGGCTGGGCTCTAGCACTGACAAGTGTGAACTAA